A window of Lytechinus variegatus isolate NC3 chromosome 15, Lvar_3.0, whole genome shotgun sequence contains these coding sequences:
- the LOC121428946 gene encoding uncharacterized protein LOC121428946 isoform X2 produces the protein MPYFLGLITVPLLRYFSVRLLTIIGGIFASGGLIAASFTTSAPQLTASLIAFGFGFVFIVLPTNSSPADYFPDYFEIATGVLISGGSVGVMVMPWLFDIIIESYGWRGGLLLLGALNSHYILIGSLLKPTKRRRKRRDSCANQDVENLEGQMHATCEADAIDLQSREDAHQGQPFSPSPHTDHSEHAAGLASLDHDDRKLTLNSNISQELKIEHVDGHLIEDGADVHGYVITSYEGDPPDKELNSKSHYQDQCLETKMQSAVKEERLKTMRISNLDKDEMESSIVHHSNRQSTGSNLNRKTGPNANYEEVEMNRTDTETNDKNERKVTDRSCFFGVVSSIAGFYKEHPLMILICIQVYLFACTYVAWLLFTIPNAQAKGLSDLRAAQLSIAGGVANFIGRFSCGFITSKEVASIEVWYMIANALSATAFFLNYVADSFWFLTALSVMFGFSIGFKSPAQFTLVMNAVGKEHFKIGLGMLFLVGGSVYPFVGLISGAIYDRTQSYDITFCIMGALDVIAGILIIVPITWNRFCRKQPPDSSE, from the exons GTTTCGGATTCGTCTTCATAGTTCTGCCGACTAACTCGAGCCCAGCTGATTATTTTCCTGATTATTTTGAGATTGCGACTGGAGTCTTAATCTCGGGTGGAAGTGTTGGTGTGATGGTCATGCCTTGGCTCTTTGACATTATCATCGAGAGTTATGGATGGAGAGGTGGCCTTCTGTTGTTGGGTGCGCTAAACTCCCATTACATTTTAATTGGTTCACTTCTAAAACCTACAAAAAGGAGACGCAAAAGAAGGGACTCCTGCGCAAATCAGGATGTTGAAAATTTGGAAGGGCAGATGCATGCTACTTGTGAAGCTGATGCGATCGATTTACAAAGTAGAGAAGACGCTCACCAAGGACAACCCTTTTCACCGTCGCCTCATACTGATCATTCTGAACATGCAGCCGGATTAGCTTCTCTTGATCATGACGACAGAAAATTGACACTTAATTCAAACATTAGTCAGGAACTAAAAATCGAGCATGTCGATGGCCATTTAATTGAAGATGGTGCCGATGTGCATGGATATGTAATCACGAGTTATGAAGGAGATCCGCCTGATAAAGAACTAAATAGCAAATCACATTACCAAGATCAATGTTTAGAAACAAAAATGCAGAGTGCCGTAAAAGAAGAACGTCTAAAGACCATGCGGATTTCTAATCTCGACAAAGATGAGATGGAATCCTCCATTGTGCATCATAGCAATAGACAGTCAACAGGATCAAACCTGAACAGAAAGACAGGACCCAATGCAAATTACGAAGAAGTTGAAATGAACAGAACAGATACTGAAACCAATGACAAGAACGAACGCAAAGTCACAGATAGGTCTTGTTTCTTTGGTGTTGTATCTTCAATTGCAGGGTTCTATAAAGAACACCCCCTAATGATCTTGATTTGTATCCAGGTGTATCTATTCGCCTGTACTTATGTTGCTTGGCTTCTGTTCACCATCCCCAACGCCCAAGCCAAAGGTCTATCTGACCTGAGGGCTGCCCAACTCTCAATCGCAGGTGGAGTTGCGAACTTCATCGGTCGATTCTCTTGTGGCTTTATCACCTCAAAAGAAGTGGCAAGTATCGAGGTCTGGTACATGATTGCCAATGCTCTTTCGGCGACTGCATTCTTTTTAAACTATGTGGCTGATTCTTTTTGGTTTCTGACCGCCCTCTCCGTTATGTTTGGCTTTTCAATCGGTTTCAAGTCGCCTGCACAATTTACTCTCGTCATGAATGCTGTTGGAAAAGAACACTTCAAGATAGGATTGGGAATGCTATTTCTAGTTGGTGGTTCGGTGTACCCCTTTGTTGGATTAATATCAG GAGCAATCTACGACCGGACTCAATCATATGACATTACATTTTGTATCATGGGGGCTCTAGATGTCATTGCCGGCATTTTGATCATCGTCCCTATTACCTGGAATAGATTTTGCAGAAAACAACCGCCTGACTCTTCGGAATGA
- the LOC121428734 gene encoding uncharacterized protein LOC121428734 yields MAGLFDALGFKCDECGNDDGDETQGYKVVEQRHLCPTCARNLASAILADAAHRSVKWPCPQHERKEVELLCSECKVAVCPTCALTSHHGHRMQDIEKFFTEKKEAMERDVEKISAKQIEMQSFLNKVECCSQKIDDHVEDIRATISVTFQTKSQDQKERRNVQLVRINTEAEELIRQINEKREMELAEMNEEYNNEHETLVKDRDSVLAELNIISDKLKKMTSDAKVSAKATKDQLESAAALAKSIVVDCDGKSFHEKIAEFHEKGMDNLPRLDHDHVDTISKAARKLSFKRVDDTQRIGTLTGQMASYEVEKTVKLSSDIQEPFLLGSIDEQTLIVRNGNGSGLYTVNIESRSVETLLGDKKSRGIWDLAVIPGKGFVYSDYNAGLLKICDRQGNVLRFLAIPDDEARFAFLAVDRKGKLLAASHNTSNIHVIDPQTGAHLRTIDEVDCNPMMGCGVLSNGDIIIRSGNSDISRIFRATGEIKMRFPLADWSRRINFHVAPDDMIYVTYRERSDDVYMGYVSLMSSAGDMRRDKVIEFPTSYLYRYHPRCVVPVPGTVVVLNGNVLIVYKETPGVNDLR; encoded by the coding sequence ATGGCAGGCCTTTTCGATGCACTTGGATTCAAATGCGATGAATGTGGgaatgatgatggagatgagaCTCAAGGGTACAAAGTCGTTGAACAGCGTCATTTATGCCCAACTTGTGCCCGCAATCTGGCCAGTGCCATACTGGCTGATGCAGCACATAGATCTGTTAAGTGGCCGTGTCCGCAACATGAGCGGAAAGAAGTGGAACTTCTCTGCTCTGAATGCAAAGTGGCAGTGTGTCCAACTTGCGCATTGACTTCTCACCATGGTCACCGGATGCAAGACATCGAGAAATTCTTCACCGAAAAGAAAGAAGCTATGGAAAGGGATGTTGAAAAGATTTCTGCAAAGCAGATCGAAATGCAGAGCTTTCTGAACAAGGTAGAATGCTGCTCGCAAAAGATAGATGATCACGTCGAAGACATCAGAGCTACGATATCCGTCACTTTTCAGACAAAGTCACAAGATCAGAAAGAGCGAAGAAATGTTCAACTAGTCAGGATTAACACAGAGGCAGAAGAGCTAATCAGGCAGATCAACGAAAAGCGTGAAATGGAGCTTGctgaaatgaatgaagaatacAACAACGAACACGAAACACTGGTAAAAGACAGAGACAGTGTACTGGCAGAGCTAAACATTATTTCAGACAAGCTCAAGAAGATGACTTCAGACGCCAAGGTGTCCGCTAAGGCCACTAAAGATCAGTTAGAGAGCGCAGCTGCACTTGCAAAATCCATCGTGGTCGATTGCGATGGGAAATCCTTCCATGAGAAGATCGCAGAGTTTCACGAAAAGGGTATGGACAACTTGCCCCGTTTGGACCACGATCACGTGGATACGATCTCAAAGGCTGCGAGGAAGTTAAGCTTCAAGAGGGTGGATGATACACAAAGAATCGGTACCTTGACAGGACAGATGGCTTCCTATGAGGTAGAAAAGACAGTGAAATTGTCTTCTGATATTCAAGAGCCGTTTCTTCTCGGATCGATCGATGAGCAAACATTGATCGTTCGGAACGGAAATGGATCAGGTCTGTACACGGTGAACATAGAGTCTAGATCTGTGGAAACGCTTCTGGGCGACAAGAAGAGTCGGGGTATTTGGGATTTAGCTGTCATTCCTGGCAAGGGTTTCGTATACAGTGATTACAATGCAGGCCTCCTTAAGATCTGTGACAGACAAGGGAATGTTTTAAGGTTTTTAGCTATACCTGATGACGAAGCGCGTTTTGCGTTTCTAGCTGTGGACAGGAAGGGCAAACTACTCGCTGCTAGCCACAATACCAGCAACATCCATGTGATTGACCCCCAGACAGGAGCACACCTTCGAACTATCGATGAGGTCGACTGCAATCCAATGATGGGATGTGGGGTACTTAGCAACGGGGATATCATCATTCGCTCTGGAAACTCCGACATTAGCAGAATCTTTCGAGCGACGGGAGAAATCAAGATGAGGTTCCCACTCGCTGATTGGAGCAGAAGGATTAATTTTCATGTTGCTCCGGATGACATGATCTACGTGACATACCGTGAGAGATCGGATGATGTATACATGGGATACGTTAGTCTCATGTCCTCTGCCGGTGACATGAGAAGAGATAAGGTCATCGAGTTTCCGACATCATACCTCTATCGCTATCATCCAAGATGTGTTGTTCCTGTTCCCGGAACTGTTGTCGTCCTGAATGGCAACGTCCTTATCGTCTACAAGGAAACACCTGGAGTAAACGATCTTCGCTGA